The following coding sequences are from one Liolophura sinensis isolate JHLJ2023 chromosome 12, CUHK_Ljap_v2, whole genome shotgun sequence window:
- the LOC135479149 gene encoding putative serine protease K12H4.7 produces MLKAPLHLSGAKLPEALTVEQRLDHFNDADTRTWKQRYWVNNTFSSDSGPVFLNIGGEGTANPIWMVDGQWMKYAAKYKAICFLLEHRYYGESHPTQDLSDDNIQHLSSEQALADLASFQVFASKKYSVSNDRPWILFGGSYPGSLSAWARLKYPHLFHGAVSSSAPLTALIDFTEYVDVVVNSLETMSAQGKECTANIAKATKMVESMVNSSQGRSKLKTVFKLCDDIVTDNDVSNLFSTLAGNFEDVVQYNRDNRAFEGAVGTNITITTLCDIMCNSSVADVLQRYAAVNSLIMETYEQKCVDVSYKKMISDLQRTDWNSSASEGGRQWTYQTCTEFGFFQSSDTGNPQPFGKHFTQDFFINQCTDIFGPKFNKEFLSAGIQATNMNYGGRLLNLTNIVYINGAVDPWHALGFTEGSQAIFIKGTAHCANMYPDSSDDPKQLVTARENISKLIGQWIQ; encoded by the exons ATGTTAAAGGCTCCTCTCCATCTTAGTGGCGCAAAACTGCCAGAGGCGTTGACTGTTGAGCAGAGACTTGACCACTTCAATGACGCCGACACTCGTACGTGGAAACAG AGGTACTGGGTGAACAACACGTTTTCCTCCGACTCTGGGCCGGTGTTCCTGAATATTGGAGGGGAAGGAACAGCCAATCCCATCTGGATGGTGGACGGACAGTGGATGAAATATGCAGCAAAGTACAAGGCTATCTGCTTTTTGCTGGAACACCGTTACTATGGTGAAAGTCATCCTACGCA AGATCTCAGTGATGACAATATCCAACACCTCAGCAGTGAGCAGGCCCTGGCGGATCTCGCTTCCTTTCAGGTGTTTGCTTCGAAAAAATACTCGGTGTCCAATGATCGACCATGGATACTGTTCGGAGGCTCTTATCCTG GATCTCTGTCAGCCTGGGCGCGCCTTAAGTACCCCCACCTCTTCCATGGGGCTGTCTCTTCCTCCGCCCCTCTCACAGCTCTCATAGACTTCACAG aatatgttgatgttgttgtgaaCTCGCTGGAAACCATGTCTGCTCAAGGCAAGGAGTGCACAGCAAACATCGCCAAGGCAACCAAGATGGTGGAATCTATGGTGAATTCCAGCCAGGGACGTAGCAAgctgaaaacagttttcaa gttgtGTGACGATATTGTGACGGACAATGATGTGTCCAATCTTTTCTCCACCCTAGCCGGAAACTTTGAGGACGTAGTTCAATATAATCGGGATAACAGGGCTTTTGAG GGTGCTGTAGGCACAAACATCACTATAACAACTCTGTGCGACATCATGTGCAACAGTAGTGTTGCTGACGTGTTGCAGAGATATGCAGCCGTCAACAGTCTGATCATGGAAACCTACGAACAGAAATGTGTGGATGTCAGCTACAAGAAAATGATCTCTGATCTGCAGAGGACAGACTGGAACAGCAGCGCATCAGAGGGAG GCAGACAGTGGACATACCAGACCTGCACAGAATTTGGCTTCTTTCAGAGCTCTGATACTGGGAATCCACAACCATTTGGCAAACATTTCACACAAGA TTTCTTCATCAATCAATGTACAGACATTTTTGGACCCAAGTTCAACAAAGAATTTCTCAGTGCTGGTATCCAGGCGACAAATATGAACTACGGAGGAAGGCTGTTGAACTTGACTAACATTGTGTACATCAATGGAGCTGTGGATCCCTGGCATGCCTTAGGCTTTACAGAGGGCAGTCAGGCCATCTTTATTAAAG gGACAGCACATTGTGCTAACATGTACCCGGATTCCTCTGACGACCCAAAACAGCTGGTCACCGCCCGGGAAAACATATCTAAGCTGATTGGCCAGTGGATTCAGTAG